The following coding sequences lie in one Primulina huaijiensis isolate GDHJ02 chromosome 2, ASM1229523v2, whole genome shotgun sequence genomic window:
- the LOC140963025 gene encoding uncharacterized protein: MGYIWNSMPPRRQVGRPRGGGEHRHDDGEGQRQERQGPPPPPPDMNAQMLAGMTQFFAQFAGNNAVAARQTGPEAVCEQFMKMRPKEFSGTTDPLVAEGWIKSLEVIFEFMGLEDGDRVRCATYLFGGDTHLWWEGATVALDMATLSWARFTEVFYSKYFTDEVRSRLTREFMTLRQGDTTVTEFIRKFERGCHFVPLIANDAGAKLRHLMDGLRPILRRDVRVADPTTYDVAVSRAPAAEQDQNDIERDRQGKRPFQAPHRPPHQQQHQNK, from the coding sequence ATGGgctatatatggaacagtatgcctcctagacgccaggttggacgcccgagaggtggtgGTGAGCACCGTCATGATGACGGTGAGGGtcagaggcaagagaggcagggacctccaccccctccaccagacatgaacgcccagatgttagctgggatgactcagttcttcgcgcagtttgcggggaacaacgctGTGGCAGCCAGACAGACGGGGCCTGAAGCTGTCTGTGAGCAGTTTatgaagatgaggccgaaagagttctcagggacgacaGACCCTTTGGTTGCAGAGGGCTGGATTAAATCccttgaggttattttcgagttcatggggcttgaagatggagatagggttcgttgtgcgacttatctgtttggaggagacACTCatctgtggtgggaaggagcaacTGTAGCTTTGGATATGGCTACTTTGAGCTGGGCGCGCTTCACAGAGGTAttttactctaaatattttactgacgaggtgcgttccaggttgaccagggagtttatgaccctgagacagggagacacgactgttacggagtttatccgtaaatttgagaggggttgtcactttgtacccctaatTGCAAATGACGCTGGTGCAAAATTGAGGCATCTTATGGAtggtctgcggccgatcttgcgccgtgatgttagggtggctgaccctactacctatgatgttgctgtttccagagctccagcggcagagcaagaccagAACGATATTGAGCGCGATCGCCAGGGTAAACGACCATTTCAGGCACCACACCGTCCTCCCCACCAGCAGCAGCACCAGAATAAGTGA